The sequence TGCATTGAAAAGCATGCGTTCTTAACCTCCTCAACAGTAAACGGGCACGTTAAAATAGAGTTATCCCTATCAGTTACCCGAGTTCTTACCTCAGATAAAATCTCAGAAGCTTCGCACCCCCTGGTGTTAAAGATGTCTTGAAAGTAGGCAACTAGCAGTTCCTCCAAACCTTGACGATGGCACCAAACCCCATCAGCATTTTTCAGAGCATGGAATGAGTTATTTCGCTTACGGGCTGACGCATGTGCGTGAAAGTATTTAGAATTTGAATCCCCGTCTTGAAGCCAAAAGAGCTTCGCACGTTGCTTCCAAAAATCTTCCTGCTGTTTTAGTGTTTTCAAATACAATTTCAGAGCTATTTCATACTGCCCCAGCCCATAAGCATCAGACCTTCCACGAAATTGGTCACACAGCTTCCGATATTGATTAATTGCTCGGTGAAAATTCCCCTCAATGTTGTTACTCCACTTTTGCAGAGCCAATGAGCAAGCCACAATCTTCTCCGGTACCATCTTCGACCTATGTAAATTCCAAGCTTGTTCAACCACATTACCACAATGATCCTCTCTAAGCCAGCCGTTCTTAAACCTGAACCGCCTAACCCCAGTTATCTGTACCCATGCTTTTATTTCAAGAACCAAAACTGAATGATCTGAACACGCAGCAGCCACATTGTGAAGTTTTGAATTAACAAACAGGTCCTTCCAGCAAGAGTTAATAAGTGCCCGATCTAATCTTTCCCTAATCCACCTGTTTGTGCCACGCCCAACTTCCCATGTAAAGGGATAACCTTGCATTCTCATACTACTCAAGCCACAATCATCAATGGCCGATTTAAACCCCATCAAGCAAACTATTCGGATGACGATTTCCCCCTCTCTTTTCTGCTAAGGAAATAAGATCATTAAAATCTCCTAATAAACACTAAGCAGCCCCAGACCCATCTGATAAAGATCTGAGAAGATCCCACGACTCCCGCCTTCGACTACGTTCCGGATATCCATAGAAGCCAGTGAACCTCCAACCCGAAATATTTTAGAACTGAATCATTGCATCAATATAGTTACTTGTGGACGCTTTAATCATCACCTTCACATTCGATTTCCAGAGAAGGGCTAGACCACCCCCATGCCCCTGACAATTAACAAtacaaactaccttcaaaattCAACTTCTTACAAACCAGAGAAACTTTATCAACCTTCAACATTATTTCCATTAGAAAAATCACTAATGGCTTATGGAAACGAACCAGATCCCGGAGGACATTAACTGTCTGGGGGTTGCCCAAGccccgacagttccaacttAGTAGACTCATGGCTCCTGACGGGTCTATTTTCCAGATCCCGTCTTCATCCCGCTTTTTGTCTGATCGGCACAGTTTAGTTCACTCGCTTTGAACCCATCATTAGTACGTTGTCGTTTAGGCTCAAGAATAAATCCTTCTGTTATGACtgtatttgaattattaaatgCTAGCTTCATATTCCCAATCTGGCTTCCTTCCTTTGAGCTTCCTATATCTTGTATCATCTCCATATGTTGCTCATCTGATAAACTCATATTATCCTCATAATCCTCCACCGAGTCACGAAGCCACATCTTCCCAATAGGGCTAACTGGATTTCTTAACGGAGCACGAAGAAAACTCCCAAACTGGCGTGCCATAGTCTTATCCGGCGAGTCAAATAATAAGCCACAAAATTTGTCCACATGCCCAATCTTtccacaaaaaaaacaaaattgcgGAAGTCTTTTGTACTTAAATGTAACCCAGAACCATTTCCCCCCACGTCGTTGTAGATTTTGTCCAGTTTTGAGCTTTTTATTGACATCAATGGTAACATTAATGTGCAAGAAGCTTCGTCTAAGACCTGTGAAATTCTTCGGGTCTGCTTCCACAAAGCCCCCCAAACTATTCCCTAATGCCCTACAAGCCGCTTCAGTTTGAAAATCAATAGGGAGGTCATATATTTGGACCCAGATGATAAGGGCATTTAATTCCAACATAGATACCTGTTCTGAGCCAGCCAGCCTTCGCACAATCAGTACATTCTGGTTAAACGTCCATGGCCCGTCATTTAAAACCCTAGCAACATCGAGCTCATGGTAGAATTGAAACAAGTAGCGCCCTTCCATTTCCGTCTCAGTGACCGTTACCTTCTTCACTGGCCTCCAAATTGCCGCTAGGGTTTTCTTCATCGAGTCAAAGTGAACCGGTCGGGGGGATAAGAATTGCCCaacaataaagaacaattcCTGTTCTTGAACTGGGAGCAACGCTTCATCATCTAGAACCAATACATCTTCCGGGATCCCTTCAATGTTAAGCCGTTCATATTCGGCTTCAACTTCGGCCTGTCTATCCATGATCAAACCAGCCCTCCACACAACCAGAATGAACCAAGTCCCACAAGAATTGAATAAACCAGAGAAGCCAACAAAATCACATAGCCCAAGAAATAGAGGAAGAATGAACTCACCGGATTCGAAGGACGAATTCCTAATTAGTCCAAGCCAAGTGAATCAGATGAAAAGAATCGCATAATCGGAGAAGCGAAAGTCGGAAGAAAGAATCGATCGGATGAGTAACTGAGGGATTAGAAAATGTTGAAAGGGGTTCAAAAGCGAAGGAGATCAATGAATCAAAGAAATCAAAGAATTAAATGAAAGAATCAATAGATCAATGGAAAGAATTCAACCATCAATGGATCGAATGAAAGAATGGCAAGGGTTTTAGCATCTCAAAAGAGAAGACAAAGGGCACTCCAAGAGGAGAGACAGATCCTCATTTCCTAATATGAccattattttttattggaCATCTTAGTTATGTGAGTAATTCAATTCAAATTCCATTTTAGCGATAAAACTGTCAACATACTACTATTCCTCTAAAGTAAAAGAGTTAAAAGATCAGTTGGAGTGACAATCTATGTCAGTTGACGTGTTAAAACAGTGACATGCTAGCAGTTTTACTTACACTAAATGAAATTTGAATCATACACACAACTAGATCATCCAAGAGGGGATAAtgtgtttaaaaataaataatcaagaGCTTAATGTGTCAATATAAAAGATTACGAACTTAatgtattaaaaaataattgatcaacaACTTAATATCTTATTGTATTCATTAAGAGTTTAatcaataaaaactaaattaatcggatgtttaagagggtgtttgtttactcTCTTTCCTCCTCACGTTTGCCTTCTCACTTTGAAAATAAGAGTTTTAAGCGTTTGATTAGCGACCTCTTATCTTTTATACATGAAAATGCTTTTGGAAAAAGCCGATTTTTCCAACCGCAAAAACGCAAAAACTAACGGTAAAAGCTAACAGTAAACAGCACACAACAAAtagaataataaatatatatgaataaaCAAATAGAATCTTGTTCTGTCTGTACTGTACAGTTTCAATCTGATAAATATGTAATTGCATATTACCAAAAATAACCATAAGTTGGTTTTAACAAGCAATCAGAAGTTGTAAATTTCAACTACCTAAATAATAAATTCTACAGACTCAACCACTAATAACGTACCACctgtacttttttattttttaacaccaACCAATCAAAAAATCCCAAGGGAAAATTTCAAACAGTCAAATGAAAGAATATCCAAAATTTCAAAATAGAAACCCCAAAAAGTACTTTATTTGCTCAAACCAAAGAGATTAAAAATTGGCTATCACAGCAAAATACACAGTGAATCCTGAATCCGTCACTGTCACTGTCACTGGTTATCACGATCGTCATGGCAGAGTTCCTTCCTGAGCTTATGCGAAAAAAGGCGGCACGCATCCATACTAAGATCAATAGCAGCAGAAAGTGCAACAAAAAGTGCCCCATCAGCCATACAAGTGACATGTTGCACCCCAACTTGCACAACAGGTTTGCTAATTTTACCTTCCCCTTCAACAGTAGAACCCATCACAAACCCTTTCACAGGTGATCTTACACAACTCAATCCTGCATCCTTCATTATTCTACTATCAATACAAAATTCACCTCCTTTTTTCATACTCATCGTACCTTCCGCGATCGAGATCCCCCGGCTCGGCCCTCCGTTGTCCGTTACAAGCTCAAATTTATAACCAAGACCGTCCACTGGACCCCGCTCGCGCCATGCCTCGAGCCTCCCCCATGGCTTCCAGCTGCTCACTGAGAACCCGTTCGGACGTAGGATTAGCCACGCTCCAGGGTTGGACCGCGACACGCGGTCCGACCCTGGAGATGGCACAAATGGTGTGACCATTGATGCTGCTGCTACTGGTGAGCCGGAGAGGTCATATATCATTATCATCCATCCCTTTCTTTCTCTCCCGGACCGTTCTTTTTCGCCGGAAAATGTTCTCCTCCATCCTCTGTTGTTGTGCACGGTGAAATCTGACGGCAAagatctgttttttttttttttcaaatcaacATTTAGAATTAGAATCTTTAACTTGATACAGAAAGATTTGGAGCAGATATTTGCACATGGAAGAGAATCTGAGATGATTAGCAGTTTGACAGTTAAGGAGATTCGAATTTTGACCaagatttaattattatttagcgTTTTCAGGTGTAACAGAAGTCGTTTTTATTATAATGCAAGATGGGTGATCTCTGATCTGTCATGGTTGTTGGTGTATGAAATTCTTGAATCCCCAAATTGAAAATCAACACATGAAATTATGCTACTAATTAAGCATCTTAATATAGCAATTTCATTTTcatataattttgaaaaattagccAATAAAATAATGTTGGGATTCAATCCCATCTATGTAAAGcaatggaaaaataaaaatgtcatATGGAAAGTTGACAACTTTATTTGTTACAATTTTACATTAATCGTAAGAGGTAAAGTCTAAATTTGCTTCTAAcatttttttaggaagtaaaaataaatacacgtctcttccaaaaaaaaaaaacacgtgATATAAAAGAATGGTAAAATCAATCCCCAAAGTTAGTTTCTAACAATAAACAATTTtggatacttcatcaaaaaaaaaaatttgcataCGATGGCAGAATCAGCTTTTAACTATTTGTAGGCAAAAAGTAAACCTGACTCGTATTGGCACGACTTAAAAAGAATTTGCCTTTATTGAGATCCGGATCAACATGATCGAGTTTTTACTAGTTTTTActagaattgagaaaaaaatgcACATCACTTCATATATTGAAGGTGCAATCATCACATCCGAAGATGAAGATAGAGGGATGAGCAGAGGTAGAAAAAAGGTTGTTTCAAATGTCTAGGATGCATAGGTATTTTTGTGTCTTTGCTTCCATCTCTAAATCGAGATAAGAGTTCCGTTTTATAGGTTTATTAACTAGGTCAAAAAGTAATTTATGTACcgtttacattggaaaaacgcTAAAgacaaatttaaaaattatcccTCAATTGTATTATGGGAgaaaattatttataacaaaatggtcaatgaaattaaataaaaataatttgaaagaACACTAAAATAAATTTTGCAATGAACAAAAAGAATTTTATATTAAGTATTCGGTTTTTTTACGTCATTTAAAAGATCTCAATTCAGATTTGAATACGTGTATTATGAtcccaataaataaataaaacagtaAGATCTCTTATAATATGTGTCAGTCAGTGGTGCGgaatgcttctaataatttgctgAGCAAAAGAGATAAGGTGGTGCCCAAAATTGGTAGAGTAGACATGTGGGTTCCATTCCTTAATCCTTACCGTCTATCAAAGGAATTGACAACCCACATGCACTTTATCACTAACTAATCCTCATATTAGCTAATCCCAGTAGGCCCACTTTTAATAATAAGACAAACCATTATTACCTTTAAAACCacataattaactaattaattaattaatccaaTTTCCATACCCACCACCACCCTTACAGCATGTTAGCAGGCCCCCATATACCCCACTAAAGTGCGCGACACGACAAACAGAACAGTAAAAAACACGAAGAAATAATACTACTAAGCtaacaaggaaagaaaaagacaaaATTACCGGGATCTTGAGTTCCGGTCGGCACTGAACTTGCAACTGAAAACCGGCTGCCTTATATTCCCTTGAATCTGAAAAACCACCGGGCTACACTCCGGTTCACCACCGAACTGAAAAACGAACCGCGGGTCGGGTTCCGTACGGACCAAGATATGAAGACGAGCCGACGGTTTATCAGGGTGGTTACCCAGCTTTAACCAACCATTTTGAAACACTTTCGGTCCGGTCACAGAATTCCCCAAATCAACACTCACCTGAACCCGACCCAGTAACTTCCCGCCGCTGACTCCACACGTGTGACCCATCCGACCCGTGTAAACCTCCAAACGGAGAATGAGTGGCTTGGCGGAGAAACGGCGGATGGATAGAGCGTCGAGGTGGAAGCCGAGGGCGGAGGAGGAAGTATCCGGCGGAGAATCATTAGCCGTTGAGCAAAGAGGGAGAAGGACATTTTGGGAAGGGGAATTTTTTATGGATAATTTACAGAAACAT comes from Euphorbia lathyris chromosome 8, ddEupLath1.1, whole genome shotgun sequence and encodes:
- the LOC136204149 gene encoding uncharacterized protein, whose protein sequence is MDPCPFVRLIVESLALKLPQATKPAGSGVHPSTTPCFCKLSIKNSPSQNVLLPLCSTANDSPPDTSSSALGFHLDALSIRRFSAKPLILRLEVYTGRMGHTCGVSGGKLLGRVQVSVDLGNSVTGPKVFQNGWLKLGNHPDKPSARLHILVRTEPDPRFVFQFGGEPECSPVVFQIQGNIRQPVFSCKFSADRNSRSRSLPSDFTVHNNRGWRRTFSGEKERSGRERKGWMIMIYDLSGSPVAAASMVTPFVPSPGSDRVSRSNPGAWLILRPNGFSVSSWKPWGRLEAWRERGPVDGLGYKFELVTDNGGPSRGISIAEGTMSMKKGGEFCIDSRIMKDAGLSCVRSPVKGFVMGSTVEGEGKISKPVVQVGVQHVTCMADGALFVALSAAIDLSMDACRLFSHKLRKELCHDDRDNQ